In the genome of Candidatus Microbacterium phytovorans, one region contains:
- a CDS encoding ABC transporter permease, with translation MGTVPHAPTSAARTRREGSRWSRWRVAGRLARRQVRRTWVSSLLIATLVALPIAGLAGAAVFVDSMMGSPEEKAAVELGRMQAWVQPVGVPGAGMWQMPTEPQWTGYAAQGEAGWVEPEGEIPTDPLDALPAGTETVYVGEGRVRIETAAGLAPVQAWSGAVWDSRFAGRYDVVDGRAPTDEREVMVTPATLARAGTAIGGTITDADTGDEYLVTGTIDAATLPDAESAIAFYDADRFPGRWYLPELRLDWAGVQQLNEGGVIAYSREVVLDPPGFSPDGMNVSDPEYQAQMNRLALVATLAAAAVAAGYMVVMLAGAAFAVSARRQQRALAIAASVGADARDLRRTVRLQGTVLGLLGGIVGTALGVGVAAVAIRFLDDGSAVRFWGFHVPWPLLAGILVFAVLVGTASALVPARGVARSDAMSALRGARRPQRVTAARPLWGSLMLVVGVGITVVCGLLAAALATNSTVPWDSPLRWLPIVGIIGGPILAQLGIVLSGRWLLWLTSLALAKLGIAARIASRDAVANGARTVPAFAAIGATVFAGVFAMGMVSMSTGLSERTWTYSAPVGTAIGTLYSRGPDALTTEQADEAAAATIDIFRDVGVSQTAVALRQSTVWADSEDGVPADLVRATALVPQSALLDADDARAFGGYGELSDPQNNITVLDVDDIEVATGIRLDRAQRAAYESGAALVTQPALVTDDTIEVAAWSERQWQFGRAPNNVFVPPEGLETEPPLWTKTVDAFVVTAREQAIVVAMSPATADAVGLTMQPHVVFGAFDTPPTTDQRDRLFALGEGVQNDAYAASVWIESGPTGAEVWIVPLLAAMAVLVVGASAVALGLARFERRPDDATLTAVGGTNALRRRIGFWQGLVIVGFGTAAGAVAGILPPIGFMLQSQGDIGRELSLADVPWWLLATLAVVLPLVVAIANAIVPPRRPELTRRTAIA, from the coding sequence GTGGGGACGGTTCCGCACGCCCCGACGTCGGCCGCGCGCACCCGGCGGGAGGGCTCCCGGTGGTCGCGCTGGCGCGTCGCCGGGCGGCTCGCGCGTCGCCAGGTACGCCGCACGTGGGTGTCGAGCCTGCTGATCGCGACGCTCGTGGCGCTTCCGATCGCCGGGCTCGCCGGCGCCGCGGTCTTCGTGGACAGCATGATGGGCAGCCCGGAGGAGAAGGCGGCGGTCGAACTCGGCCGGATGCAGGCGTGGGTGCAGCCGGTGGGCGTTCCCGGGGCGGGCATGTGGCAGATGCCGACCGAGCCGCAGTGGACCGGCTACGCGGCGCAAGGCGAGGCCGGGTGGGTCGAACCGGAGGGCGAGATCCCGACCGACCCGCTCGACGCGCTCCCCGCCGGCACCGAGACGGTCTACGTCGGTGAGGGGCGGGTGCGCATCGAGACGGCGGCGGGCCTGGCTCCCGTGCAGGCATGGTCCGGAGCCGTCTGGGATTCGCGATTCGCGGGACGCTACGACGTCGTCGACGGGCGCGCGCCCACCGACGAGCGCGAAGTGATGGTGACCCCGGCGACCCTCGCCCGCGCGGGGACGGCTATCGGCGGCACGATCACCGACGCCGACACGGGCGACGAATACCTCGTCACCGGCACGATCGACGCGGCCACCCTGCCGGATGCCGAGAGCGCGATCGCCTTCTACGACGCCGATCGCTTCCCCGGCCGGTGGTACCTGCCCGAGCTCCGTCTCGACTGGGCCGGCGTGCAGCAGCTCAACGAGGGCGGTGTCATCGCCTACTCCCGCGAGGTCGTCCTCGACCCGCCCGGGTTCTCGCCCGACGGCATGAACGTGAGCGACCCCGAGTACCAGGCGCAGATGAACCGGCTCGCCCTCGTGGCGACGCTCGCCGCCGCGGCCGTCGCCGCCGGTTACATGGTCGTCATGCTGGCCGGAGCCGCGTTCGCGGTGAGCGCGCGACGGCAGCAGCGGGCCCTCGCGATCGCCGCGAGCGTCGGCGCCGACGCTCGCGACCTCCGGCGCACCGTGCGGCTGCAGGGAACCGTGCTCGGTCTCCTCGGGGGCATCGTCGGCACCGCGCTCGGCGTCGGCGTCGCGGCCGTCGCGATCCGCTTCCTCGACGACGGTTCCGCCGTGCGCTTCTGGGGCTTCCACGTGCCGTGGCCGCTGCTGGCCGGCATCCTCGTGTTCGCCGTGCTCGTCGGCACCGCCTCCGCCCTCGTGCCGGCACGGGGTGTGGCCCGATCGGATGCCATGAGCGCGCTGCGCGGCGCGCGTCGCCCGCAGCGGGTGACGGCCGCCCGGCCGCTGTGGGGTTCGCTCATGCTCGTGGTCGGCGTCGGGATCACCGTCGTGTGCGGACTGCTCGCGGCGGCGCTGGCGACGAACTCCACCGTGCCGTGGGACTCGCCGCTGCGGTGGCTCCCCATCGTCGGGATCATCGGCGGCCCCATCCTCGCCCAGCTCGGCATCGTGCTGTCGGGGCGCTGGCTCCTGTGGCTCACCTCGCTCGCCCTCGCGAAGCTGGGGATCGCGGCGCGCATCGCCTCGCGCGACGCCGTGGCCAACGGCGCGCGCACGGTTCCGGCTTTCGCGGCGATCGGTGCGACCGTCTTCGCGGGCGTCTTCGCGATGGGCATGGTGAGCATGAGCACCGGCCTGTCGGAGCGCACCTGGACCTACTCGGCGCCCGTCGGCACCGCGATCGGCACGCTCTACTCCCGCGGCCCCGACGCACTCACGACCGAACAGGCCGACGAGGCGGCCGCCGCGACGATCGACATCTTCCGCGACGTCGGGGTGTCGCAGACGGCGGTGGCGCTGCGACAGTCGACCGTCTGGGCCGACTCCGAGGACGGCGTCCCCGCCGATCTCGTACGGGCGACCGCCCTCGTACCGCAGAGCGCGCTCCTCGACGCCGACGACGCTCGCGCCTTCGGCGGTTACGGCGAGCTGTCCGACCCGCAGAACAACATCACGGTCCTCGACGTCGACGACATAGAGGTGGCCACCGGCATCCGACTCGACCGCGCCCAGCGCGCCGCGTACGAGAGTGGGGCGGCGCTGGTCACCCAGCCTGCGCTCGTCACCGATGACACGATCGAGGTGGCCGCCTGGTCCGAACGGCAGTGGCAGTTCGGCAGGGCCCCCAACAACGTGTTCGTCCCGCCCGAAGGGCTCGAGACCGAGCCGCCGCTGTGGACGAAGACGGTCGACGCGTTCGTCGTGACGGCGCGCGAGCAGGCCATCGTCGTGGCGATGTCGCCCGCGACCGCCGACGCCGTCGGGCTCACGATGCAGCCGCACGTCGTGTTCGGTGCGTTCGACACGCCCCCGACGACCGACCAGCGCGACCGCCTGTTCGCCCTGGGTGAGGGCGTGCAGAACGACGCGTACGCGGCATCCGTCTGGATCGAGAGCGGACCGACGGGCGCGGAAGTGTGGATCGTGCCCCTGCTCGCCGCGATGGCGGTGCTCGTCGTCGGGGCCAGCGCCGTCGCGCTCGGGCTCGCCCGGTTCGAGCGGCGCCCCGACGACGCCACCCTCACCGCCGTCGGGGGCACGAACGCGCTCCGCCGCCGGATCGGGTTCTGGCAGGGGCTCGTCATCGTCGGGTTCGGCACGGCCGCCGGTGCCGTTGCCGGCATCCTGCCGCCGATCGGCTTCATGCTGCA
- a CDS encoding ABC transporter ATP-binding protein, whose amino-acid sequence MSGILQLVGVTQQYGEGATSVSALSGVDLEVDKGELVAIMGASGSGKSTLLSIAGGLQKPTTGEVIVEGTYLSTASTRELAQLRRRSLGFVFQDFNLIPTLTALENVTLPLELDGFRARAARRAGRDALASVGLDAKYDSYPDDLSGGQQQRVAIARAVVGGRRLILADEPTGALDSVTGEAVMKMIRSRVDQGAAGILVTHEARHAAWADRIVFLRDGRIVDQSQRAGADSLLAGTR is encoded by the coding sequence GTGAGCGGCATCCTCCAACTCGTCGGCGTCACCCAGCAGTACGGCGAGGGCGCGACGAGCGTGTCGGCGCTGTCGGGTGTCGATCTCGAGGTGGACAAGGGCGAACTCGTCGCCATCATGGGGGCGTCCGGCTCGGGCAAATCCACGCTGCTGTCGATCGCCGGAGGCCTGCAGAAGCCCACGACGGGCGAGGTCATCGTCGAGGGCACCTACCTGTCGACCGCGTCGACGCGCGAACTCGCGCAGCTGCGCCGACGCTCCCTGGGATTCGTGTTCCAGGACTTCAATCTCATCCCGACCCTCACGGCTCTCGAGAACGTGACGCTGCCGCTGGAGCTCGACGGCTTCCGAGCCCGCGCAGCACGCCGTGCGGGTCGGGATGCGCTCGCCTCCGTCGGACTCGACGCGAAGTACGACTCCTACCCCGACGATCTCTCCGGAGGTCAGCAGCAGCGCGTCGCGATCGCGCGCGCCGTCGTCGGGGGCCGCCGCCTCATCCTGGCCGATGAGCCGACGGGCGCACTGGATTCGGTGACGGGGGAGGCGGTCATGAAGATGATCCGCTCGCGCGTGGACCAGGGGGCTGCCGGCATCCTCGTCACGCACGAGGCGCGCCATGCGGCCTGGGCGGATCGCATCGTGTTCCTGCGCGACGGTCGCATCGTCGACCAGTCGCAACGGGCGGGAGCGGACTCGCTCCTGGCGGGGACGCGGTGA
- a CDS encoding PadR family transcriptional regulator, with product MSVRQSLLAILDQGPCYGYQLRAEFDRRTGSTWPLNVGQIYNTLDRLERDGLVAKGDVDEQGHVYWQITDAGSAEVRAWLTSPVERNQGTRDELAIKLAVAATLPGVDVGDVIQTQRLASLSQLQELNRAKYAGANPDGPEELAWSLVVDSMIFAAEAEVRWLDHTEQRLAMHPGHAMALELSTERPKRGRPAAVREARA from the coding sequence GTGTCCGTACGACAGAGCCTGTTGGCGATCCTCGACCAGGGTCCCTGCTACGGCTATCAGCTCCGCGCCGAGTTCGACCGGCGCACGGGCTCGACCTGGCCCCTCAACGTCGGCCAGATCTACAACACGCTCGACCGTCTGGAGCGCGACGGACTCGTCGCGAAGGGCGACGTCGACGAGCAGGGTCACGTCTACTGGCAGATCACGGATGCCGGTTCCGCCGAAGTGCGGGCGTGGCTGACCTCGCCCGTCGAACGCAACCAGGGCACGCGCGACGAGCTCGCGATCAAGCTCGCCGTCGCCGCGACCCTCCCGGGCGTCGACGTGGGCGATGTCATCCAGACCCAGCGGCTGGCGTCGCTGTCGCAGCTCCAGGAGCTCAACCGCGCCAAGTACGCCGGCGCGAACCCCGACGGACCCGAGGAACTCGCCTGGTCGCTCGTCGTGGACTCCATGATCTTCGCCGCCGAGGCCGAAGTGCGCTGGCTCGACCACACCGAGCAGCGCCTCGCCATGCACCCGGGGCACGCGATGGCCCTCGAACTGTCGACGGAGCGTCCCAAGCGCGGACGCCCGGCCGCGGTCCGTGAGGCGCGGGCGTGA
- a CDS encoding DUF1992 domain-containing protein, protein MADDPRLDAARYRARQAARAAGEDADADEQPVADSSPPSPGAAATTAHERALYVETAIQQAIRRGDFDDLPGSGKPLEGLGDHHDPDWWIRRKIQTEQLTGLGPPALRLRVEHAEFEAHVDAMHREQDVREYVADFTRRVIEARRQLQGGPPVVTPTRDVEEEVAAWRERRSARTPPPADEPAPRRRGIRGWIRSRRANRRADGR, encoded by the coding sequence ATGGCCGACGATCCGCGGCTGGATGCCGCTCGCTACCGCGCACGTCAGGCGGCGCGCGCCGCGGGCGAGGACGCGGATGCCGACGAGCAGCCTGTCGCGGACTCCTCGCCGCCCTCGCCCGGCGCCGCCGCGACCACCGCCCACGAGCGCGCGCTGTACGTCGAGACGGCGATCCAGCAGGCGATCCGCCGCGGCGACTTCGACGATCTCCCCGGCTCCGGCAAACCCCTCGAGGGTCTGGGCGACCACCACGACCCGGACTGGTGGATCCGCCGGAAGATCCAGACGGAGCAGCTCACGGGACTCGGTCCGCCCGCGCTCCGGCTGCGCGTGGAGCACGCCGAGTTCGAGGCGCACGTCGACGCGATGCACCGGGAGCAGGACGTCCGGGAGTACGTCGCCGACTTCACGCGGCGCGTCATCGAGGCGCGGCGCCAACTGCAGGGCGGACCCCCCGTCGTCACCCCGACGCGCGACGTCGAGGAGGAGGTCGCCGCGTGGCGGGAGCGTCGCAGCGCACGCACGCCACCGCCGGCCGACGAACCCGCACCGCGACGTCGTGGCATCCGGGGCTGGATCAGAAGCCGGCGAGCCAATCGTCGAGCAGACGGGCGATGA
- a CDS encoding Gfo/Idh/MocA family oxidoreductase: MTDLARWAILGAGGIALDFLTGLPESRTGRLHAVAARDASRARAFADAHGAPVAGTYADVLARDDVDAVYVATVHPAHADLVHAALDAGKAVLCEKPLTVTPADTDALLAHAAAAGLPLVEAFKYRFGPFADRVRQVVAEDLGELQSIEASFGFAAGTRTGRLFDPATAGGAIFDVGCYPVSYAVGLAAVAGRDLTASSVVEATGLRGDTGVDETASVTLDLDGSRAVLHTSIVEDQTSAARVTGARGVLEIPDVWGSRSESPATATLRRADGTTTQIVTPVVQPMAAEADAVIDALRAGRTEAPEMSWAESAVIARLLDDWLAGF, encoded by the coding sequence ATGACTGACCTCGCACGCTGGGCGATCCTGGGCGCGGGAGGCATCGCGCTCGACTTCCTCACGGGACTTCCGGAGTCCCGCACCGGACGGTTGCACGCCGTGGCGGCGCGCGACGCGTCGCGGGCCCGCGCGTTCGCCGACGCTCACGGGGCGCCGGTCGCGGGCACCTACGCCGACGTGCTGGCGCGCGACGATGTCGACGCCGTGTACGTCGCCACCGTCCACCCCGCGCATGCCGATCTCGTGCACGCCGCGCTGGATGCCGGGAAGGCCGTGCTGTGCGAGAAGCCCCTCACGGTGACTCCCGCCGACACCGACGCGCTGCTCGCGCACGCGGCCGCCGCGGGCCTTCCGCTCGTGGAGGCGTTCAAGTACCGGTTCGGTCCGTTCGCCGACCGCGTGCGCCAGGTCGTCGCCGAAGACCTCGGGGAGCTGCAGAGCATCGAGGCGTCGTTCGGCTTCGCGGCGGGCACCCGCACGGGACGCCTGTTCGACCCGGCCACCGCCGGCGGCGCGATCTTCGACGTGGGGTGCTACCCCGTCTCGTACGCCGTCGGCCTCGCCGCCGTCGCCGGGCGCGACCTCACGGCATCCTCCGTCGTCGAGGCGACCGGCCTGCGGGGCGACACCGGCGTGGACGAGACGGCATCCGTGACGCTCGACCTCGACGGGTCGCGCGCCGTGCTGCACACCTCGATCGTCGAGGATCAGACCTCCGCCGCGCGGGTGACGGGTGCGCGCGGGGTGCTGGAGATCCCGGATGTGTGGGGGAGCCGCTCCGAGAGCCCCGCGACGGCGACGCTTCGCCGCGCCGACGGGACGACGACGCAGATCGTCACTCCCGTCGTGCAGCCCATGGCCGCCGAAGCCGACGCCGTGATCGACGCCCTGCGTGCCGGGCGCACGGAGGCCCCCGAGATGTCCTGGGCGGAGTCGGCGGTCATCGCCCGTCTGCTCGACGATTGGCTCGCCGGCTTCTGA
- a CDS encoding cystathionine gamma-synthase, which translates to MTASDAARGFASLAVHAGQEFDPTTGAVIPPVHFSTTYAQDGIGGLRQGYEYGRSGNPTRTALQTQLAAIEGGAHAFSFASGLAAEDALLRAVLQPGDEVLLGSDVYGGTHRLISRILGPWGVRLRVVDMSDADAVRAAVSERVPRILWVETPSNPLLRITDIAELSALGHDAGALVVVDNTFATPALQQPLALGADVVVHSTTKYLGGHSDVVGGALVLNDDALAERIGFLQFAVGAVSGPLDAWLTTRGIKTLAVRMQRHSENAAAIAAFLDGHERVVRVYYPGLEAHPGHAIAARQMRGFGGIVSLALESGEAARRFAESTRLFQLAESLGGVESLVNYPDAMTHASVRGTEAAVPVEVVRLSVGIEDVDDLLADIEQALRA; encoded by the coding sequence ATGACCGCCTCCGACGCCGCCCGCGGATTCGCCAGCCTCGCCGTCCACGCCGGCCAGGAGTTCGACCCCACGACGGGGGCCGTCATCCCGCCCGTGCACTTCTCCACGACATATGCCCAGGACGGCATCGGTGGGCTGCGGCAGGGATACGAGTACGGCCGCAGCGGCAACCCCACGCGCACGGCGCTGCAGACGCAGCTGGCGGCGATCGAGGGCGGCGCGCACGCGTTCTCGTTCGCGTCGGGCCTCGCCGCCGAGGACGCGCTCCTGCGCGCCGTGCTGCAGCCCGGCGACGAGGTGCTCCTCGGCAGCGACGTGTACGGCGGCACGCACCGCCTCATCTCCCGCATCCTCGGGCCGTGGGGTGTGCGCCTGCGGGTGGTCGACATGAGCGACGCGGATGCCGTGCGTGCGGCGGTCAGCGAGCGCGTCCCGCGCATCCTCTGGGTCGAGACCCCCTCCAATCCTCTGCTGCGCATCACCGACATCGCCGAACTCTCCGCGCTCGGCCACGATGCGGGTGCGCTCGTCGTCGTGGACAACACGTTCGCGACCCCGGCGCTGCAGCAGCCGCTCGCCCTCGGCGCCGACGTCGTCGTGCACTCCACGACGAAGTACCTCGGCGGACATTCCGACGTCGTCGGCGGCGCGCTCGTGCTCAACGACGACGCGCTGGCCGAGAGGATCGGCTTCCTCCAGTTCGCGGTCGGCGCCGTCTCGGGACCGCTGGACGCCTGGCTCACCACGCGCGGGATCAAGACGCTCGCCGTGCGCATGCAGCGCCACAGCGAGAACGCGGCCGCGATCGCCGCATTCCTCGACGGGCATGAACGCGTCGTCCGCGTGTACTACCCGGGGTTGGAAGCACACCCGGGGCACGCGATCGCGGCCCGTCAGATGCGCGGATTCGGCGGCATCGTGTCGCTCGCGCTCGAATCGGGGGAGGCTGCACGCCGCTTCGCCGAGTCGACGCGGCTCTTCCAGCTCGCGGAGTCGCTCGGCGGCGTCGAATCGCTCGTCAACTACCCGGATGCCATGACCCACGCCTCCGTGCGCGGCACCGAGGCGGCTGTGCCCGTCGAGGTCGTGCGCCTCTCGGTCGGCATCGAGGACGTCGACGATCTCCTCGCCGACATCGAGCAGGCCCTGCGGGCGTAG
- a CDS encoding pyridoxal-phosphate dependent enzyme gives MRYASHIADLVGNTPLVRLNSVTDGIGATVLAKIEYFNPGSSAKDRIASRIIDAAERDGLLQPGGTIVEPTSGNTGVGLALVALQRGYRMVFVVPDKFAGEKVAVLKAYGAEVVMTPTSVPPEHPDSYYSVSDRLAREIPGAFKPNQFGNLNGPRGHYETTGPEIWRDTDGRITHFVAGIGTGGTISGTGRFLKEASAGEVVVVGADPEGSIYSGGPIHGYAVEGVGEDFWPATFDPAVVDRYERVGDAESFAMTRRLAREEGLLVGGSSGMAVTAALRVARDLPSDAVLVVLLPDHGRGYLSKIFDDQWMTDHGHDALLTDTTGTLA, from the coding sequence ATGCGTTACGCATCCCACATCGCCGACCTCGTCGGCAACACGCCCCTCGTCCGGCTGAACAGCGTCACCGACGGCATCGGTGCCACGGTCCTCGCGAAGATCGAGTACTTCAACCCCGGCAGCTCCGCGAAGGACCGCATCGCGTCGCGGATCATCGACGCCGCCGAGCGCGACGGGCTGCTGCAGCCCGGTGGCACGATCGTCGAGCCGACGAGCGGCAACACCGGCGTGGGCCTCGCGCTCGTCGCCCTGCAGCGCGGCTACCGGATGGTCTTCGTCGTCCCCGACAAGTTCGCGGGTGAGAAGGTCGCCGTGCTGAAGGCGTACGGCGCCGAGGTCGTCATGACCCCGACGAGCGTGCCGCCCGAGCACCCCGACTCCTACTACTCGGTGTCCGACCGGCTGGCGCGAGAGATCCCCGGCGCGTTCAAGCCGAACCAGTTCGGCAACCTCAACGGCCCCCGCGGACACTACGAGACGACGGGCCCCGAGATCTGGCGCGACACCGACGGGCGCATCACCCACTTCGTCGCGGGGATCGGCACGGGCGGCACGATCAGCGGCACGGGACGCTTCCTGAAGGAGGCCAGCGCGGGCGAGGTCGTCGTGGTCGGGGCCGACCCCGAGGGATCGATCTACTCCGGCGGCCCGATCCACGGCTACGCCGTCGAAGGGGTCGGCGAGGACTTCTGGCCCGCGACCTTCGATCCCGCCGTCGTCGACCGCTACGAGCGCGTCGGCGACGCGGAGTCCTTCGCGATGACACGTCGTCTGGCGCGCGAGGAGGGTCTCCTGGTAGGCGGCTCGTCCGGCATGGCGGTGACGGCGGCGCTGCGCGTCGCGCGTGACCTGCCCTCCGACGCCGTGCTGGTCGTGCTCCTCCCCGACCATGGCCGCGGCTACCTCAGCAAGATCTTCGACGACCAGTGGATGACCGACCACGGTCACGACGCCCTCCTCACCGACACGACGGGAACCCTCGCATGA
- a CDS encoding DUF4395 domain-containing protein — protein sequence MATDPTDRPAGIDPRGPRVTAAITSVLLLVGTFLSLLGAATRTGTTLAERVADPGFLVLALVDALFVWGVLSPSTAPWGVLFRTVVRPRLSAPTELEDPRPPRFAQGVGFVVVTIGLVLHLAGVPWALPVAGAAAFVAAFLNAVFAFCLGCQIYLGLARIGILRPSGGLVGA from the coding sequence ATGGCCACCGACCCGACCGACCGCCCCGCCGGCATCGACCCGCGCGGACCGCGCGTGACCGCCGCCATCACGAGCGTGCTGCTGCTCGTGGGCACGTTCCTCTCCCTCTTGGGCGCCGCCACCCGGACGGGCACGACGCTCGCCGAACGCGTCGCCGATCCCGGCTTCCTCGTGCTCGCGCTCGTCGACGCCCTCTTCGTGTGGGGTGTCCTGTCGCCGTCCACCGCCCCGTGGGGCGTGCTGTTCCGCACGGTGGTGCGTCCGCGGCTGAGCGCGCCGACCGAGCTCGAAGACCCCCGCCCGCCCCGGTTCGCCCAGGGCGTCGGCTTCGTCGTCGTCACGATCGGCCTCGTGCTGCACCTGGCCGGCGTACCGTGGGCGCTGCCGGTCGCCGGCGCGGCCGCGTTCGTCGCCGCCTTCCTCAACGCGGTCTTCGCGTTCTGCCTCGGCTGCCAGATCTACCTGGGGCTCGCACGCATCGGCATCCTTCGCCCTTCGGGCGGACTCGTCGGCGCCTGA
- a CDS encoding NAD(P)H-dependent oxidoreductase: protein MASVIVVVGNPQPDSRTRAVAETVAAELARRSGATVEPTIELAGIADELFRHPSLAVEDARARVLAADVAIVASPTYKATYTGLLKAFLDRFDTGSLQHVTAVPLLTIGGPAHALAVELALRPLLVELGASVPTRGIAFPAGQVDRRAEVIAEWADAEWPRLRHALA from the coding sequence GTGGCATCCGTCATCGTCGTCGTCGGCAACCCGCAGCCCGACTCGCGCACGCGTGCCGTCGCCGAGACGGTCGCCGCCGAGCTCGCGCGGCGCTCCGGCGCCACGGTCGAACCCACGATCGAGCTGGCGGGGATCGCCGACGAGTTGTTCCGGCATCCGAGCCTCGCCGTCGAGGACGCCCGCGCGCGCGTGCTCGCCGCGGACGTCGCGATCGTCGCGAGCCCGACCTACAAGGCGACGTACACGGGGCTGCTCAAGGCCTTCCTCGACCGTTTCGACACGGGGTCCCTGCAGCACGTGACCGCCGTGCCGCTGTTGACGATCGGCGGACCCGCGCACGCGCTCGCCGTCGAGCTGGCGCTGCGTCCCCTCCTGGTCGAGTTGGGGGCGTCGGTGCCGACCCGCGGCATCGCGTTCCCCGCGGGGCAGGTGGACCGGCGCGCGGAGGTCATCGCGGAGTGGGCGGATGCCGAGTGGCCGCGCCTGCGTCACGCCCTCGCGTGA
- a CDS encoding DUF222 domain-containing protein translates to MTGTTPTAWQQRIETLLHALADARRDAAAAQAREVALLAEAVEIADAMAQDAGGPASAADLPIRSLAAQIGAAARMSDRTVQKHMSDAVVLVEKFPATFAAWACGDISRGHVRVVVDAGAALDDDAARAVYEDATLEIARRETPGRLKPAARLLAARLHPVPLQERHTAAATKREVWVRDLDDGMAELIAILPAAIAHGIRDRLDQYARRVVDARDTTDSRTTDSRAADTRRVSEVRADVFADLLLTGHATPDVSNDAIPAGEAIIARVQVTVPVLTAVGADDTPAELIGKGPIDTATALRLAGTATGWDRVLTHPATGTVLAVDRYRPNDHLKRTLRVRDEHCRFPGCRMPTGRSDIDHTIAREHDGPTELTNLAHLCRRHHMLKHHSAWRVRQTPDGILHWTSPTGRHYPDHPARTLTFTTEQATTGTGPPTEPTPF, encoded by the coding sequence ATGACAGGGACCACGCCGACCGCATGGCAACAGCGCATCGAAACGCTGCTGCACGCGCTCGCCGACGCACGCCGCGACGCCGCCGCAGCCCAAGCCCGTGAGGTCGCGCTGCTGGCCGAGGCAGTCGAGATCGCCGACGCGATGGCACAGGATGCCGGTGGGCCCGCATCTGCGGCCGACCTCCCGATCCGGTCCCTCGCGGCGCAGATCGGCGCCGCCGCGCGCATGTCGGACCGGACCGTGCAGAAGCACATGTCCGATGCTGTGGTCTTGGTAGAGAAGTTCCCCGCGACGTTCGCCGCGTGGGCGTGCGGCGACATCTCTCGCGGGCACGTGCGGGTGGTGGTGGATGCCGGGGCGGCGCTCGACGACGATGCCGCACGGGCGGTCTACGAAGACGCGACGCTAGAGATCGCCCGGCGGGAGACACCGGGACGACTGAAACCCGCCGCACGGCTCCTCGCCGCACGATTGCACCCGGTCCCCCTGCAGGAGCGGCACACCGCGGCCGCGACCAAGCGGGAGGTGTGGGTGCGCGACCTCGACGACGGGATGGCGGAGTTGATCGCGATCCTCCCCGCGGCGATCGCCCACGGCATCCGCGACCGCCTCGACCAGTACGCGAGACGCGTCGTCGATGCGCGAGACACCACCGACTCACGCACCACCGACTCACGCGCCGCCGACACGCGTCGGGTCAGCGAGGTCCGTGCTGACGTGTTCGCCGACCTCCTCCTCACCGGACACGCCACACCCGACGTCTCGAACGACGCCATCCCCGCCGGGGAGGCGATCATCGCCCGCGTGCAGGTCACCGTCCCGGTGCTCACCGCGGTCGGGGCGGACGACACCCCCGCCGAACTCATCGGGAAAGGACCCATCGACACCGCCACCGCCCTCCGCCTCGCCGGAACCGCCACAGGGTGGGACCGGGTCCTCACCCACCCCGCCACCGGCACCGTCCTCGCCGTCGACCGGTACCGGCCCAACGACCACCTCAAACGCACCCTCCGCGTCAGGGACGAACACTGCCGGTTCCCCGGCTGCCGCATGCCCACCGGCCGGTCCGACATCGACCACACCATCGCCCGCGAACACGACGGGCCCACCGAACTCACCAACCTCGCCCACCTGTGCCGCAGACACCACATGTTGAAACACCACTCCGCCTGGCGAGTCAGGCAGACACCCGACGGCATCCTCCACTGGACCAGCCCCACCGGACGCCACTACCCCGACCACCCCGCCCGCACCCTCACGTTCACCACGGAACAAGCGACGACCGGCACCGGGCCACCCACCGAGCCAACGCCGTTCTGA